The genomic stretch CAGTTAAACATGAACTGTTCTGTTCTGTCAGGATTTaataaacacttttttaaaccaaaaaaaagaaacatggacTGGTGTTTTTTCTGATGAGAACATTTATTCTCAGAATCATCAactagaaaaacaacacaatttagTTCAGTCACGTACATACAGAGGACAGTGTGTTGTGACGGGGACACATTTAAAGCGAACACACTTTTCAACACTTTGTGATCACAAACTTCaaacaaacagatttatgtTAACAGAAAGCGTCTACAGAGTGAGTTCTTCTTGTTCTGGATGAAACGACGACGGACCGACACCGAAACAAACGtctttagctgctgtttttgatGCATCGGATCCATTACCAGGGAACAGACTGATCccacttcattaaaaaaaaaaaaaaaaaaacggaaagAAAGAGTGCAAAATAACCGTCAGCTTCATTTAACAGCATTTTCTACGAAGCTTCGCATGAATCTTCTGGCATATATTCTCTTCTACAAGCTGGAACTGAAAACTCGCTGAACTTTCTGGAATAAAGCCGGCATCAGTCGCTTCCTCTCAGGCCACGTGTGGCGACTTGTTCACTTCTTTCTGATGAACACGGCGGCTGTTTTAAAAACCAGAAACAGCAATCCTTCAAACTTCTTTTCCATATCATCAGTTATTAGTACTATTATCAGTTTCAGTCCAGAGTttcactttcagttttttttcttcttctgatcCTCGAAAGGAATAAAATTAGTTGCtgctattttaaaaacaaatcagtgagCAGGAGTCTGAGGACTTTCCTGAGACGAAATCTTTCTTTACAATATATCTGGAATAGTTTTGTTCCGTTGTTGGTGCCAAACTACACTCAAGGAAGTGGTTCTTCTGCACATCCTGCTTGgagaatgacaaaataaaagacctTTAGACACAAGCAAGGTGTGAAGACTGGAGGAGGTTTAGTCTACATCTAGGAAACGTTGGGTTGGATAAATGAGGATAAAGTGCATTTAAACAGAAACGTTTTAAACTGGAACCATCTTCACCTCCAGCTGGACAAAGTTCTCATTTCTTCCTGGGATGATTCTTGTCTGAGCCCCAGTTAAAGTGATGACGGATGAGAGGAATGTCAGCAGTCTTTTCTTCTAAActtcaatctttttttctttttttgaatattttgatttgtttcagtGGCAGAGATGGTGGAGAGTCCAGTGGTTATCTGGCAAGCTGCAGCTAAAGGTCCCATGAAACGATTGGGAAGttttcaaataacagaaaaactggagaaCAAAAGGGAAATTCATCTCAAGTCCAGATGCATTTGAATGGAAGAATCTGAAATCCAATGTCTTCCTTTGCTGTTTGCACAAAGAATAACTCCAGTTTATTACAACTGTTTGTGCGATTGAGGCCTTGAAAGTAATTAGACTTCTGGAAACAACAGCTGAGTAAAAATCACGACATTTAAAGGCAAAACTAAGACAGAACAACTGGAACTGCTGCAAAACAGACAAAGTTGTCTGTGAACCGTGTCGGATGTTTTCAATGGACTGTCCACATAAACCTGGGGGTTGAAACCTTTATAACTACTTGAAATAATACAGGAAACAGTGGAAATGAAGCAGAGTTTTTGTGCAGGAGGCAGGTGAGCATTTGTGTAACAGAGAGGTGTTTGTTTCATGGGACCTTCAGAGCGTCACTCGGCCAGGAGACTTTTGGAGACTTGAAGATTTTCTGAGACTTTTGGAGAATCCTAGAAGCCGGAGGGCGTCAGGATGTTCATGTCTCGGTGTTTGAGCTTGTGAGGTCGTGCTCCCTGCCGTCGGCCGTCCACCGTCGGGATCTCCATCTTGGGCGGCGACACCTTCCGGGCGGAGGGGTTGTCGGCCAGCCGGGTGGCCTGAGTCTTCATCACCTCCATTGGAGACGGCTTCTGGGCGTCGCGGTACGCCTGCAGAGCAAAGCCTGCTGGGAGAACAGAACAGGAAGTAGTCAGTGGTGGGGGTTTAAACAGGCCTAAAGTTTAATGTGGTGGTTTTTAAATCATCAAGCTGGTTTAAATCTACTGCTTTAGTCACAGAGGAGGGAAGTCTCTGGTTTTCTTCTTCACTGATTCTCCTGCCTGATAAGTGAAATAAACCATTTCAATGATACCGTgttgaaagaaataaaacaaaatgaggaGAGAAAAAGCTACAGACTCAATATTAACAGAGTTTTGGGGcaaaagatgaaataaatatCAACTGTGATCATGATTTTGTTGTCCTGCGATTAAATGAACATGATTGACTGCAGTATGGATGTTTAAAATGCTCACAGAAAACAACCCAAATAgttgggttctgtaaagcgtcttgagacaatttcactTGTagttggtgctatataaattgaattgaattaaaatcaCTCAGCAGCCACTTCATTATGCTCAATGCTCGTTAAATATATAACCAGCTAATCATACGGGAGATAAGTGCATTCAGACCTGTAGACACGATGAAGACGACCTGCTGGAGTTCATCAGAACAGAGAAGAAATGGAGATCAGAGAAGCTCCAGGACAAGATACACGACAAAATCAATGTTGTTTTCCAATTAAAACGTTTTACAAACATCAGCTCCTAAACCTCTCCATCAAATCAAACTAGTGATCGATCTTCCAGTGGAAAATTCGTTCATCAGTTGTTTCTTTCCTGCACAGATCGGCTTCACGCTCTTCCATTTATTATTGCAAATATTCTGAAATGCTTCAGGACCTGGAACATTTTTTATTCTTGACAGTTTAACATAAAGTGTGCAAAATGTGACATGAGGTTTTTTTAACAtcatacttaaaaaaaaatgtctggtgTCATGTGAGGATTGTAAATTGCGTAACCTTCGATGACAAACTTGTGTGTAACTAAGCCGAGTTACACAACCAGAAAATTTAAGTAGTATCATCATACCAGTGCCCAGAAAATCCACCATCACCTGCCTCAACAACTATCGCCCTGTGGCACTTCCACCCATCatgatgaagtgctttgagaggcTGGTAAAGGACCACATCATCTCCACACTGCCCCCTGGACTTGACCCACATCAGTTTGCTTACCGGTCGAACCGCTCCACAGAGGATGCCATCTCTTCTGCTCTCCATCTGACCCTGGCACATCTGGAGGACAAGAACAGCGACATGCGAATGCTGCTGGCTGacttcagttcatcatttaacaCGATCATCCCCCAGCAGCTGGTCAGCAAACTGAGTCCACTGGGTAGCAGCACCTCCATGTGCAACTGGCTGCTAGActtcctcaccaacagaccacagtcaATGAGAGTAGGAAACACCATCTCCAGCTCCATCTGTCTCCATCAGATCCCCACAGGGATGTGTTCTGAGCCCACTACTGTTCACGCTGCTGACACAtgactgctgctctgcatccTCCTCAAACCACATCATTAAGTATGCGGATGACACAACAGTAGTGGGTCTCATTCAGGACAATAACGATCTGtcctacagagaggaggtgaagcAGCAGGTGGACTGGTGCAGCGTGAACAATCTGCTCCTGAATGTCGAGAAGACCAAGGAGTTGATCATCGACTTCAGGAGGAAGCAGCCCAGCCATTCACCTCTCatcattgacaataaagctgtggAGGTGGTCAGCAGCACCAGATTTCTGGGGGTGGACATCACGGACAGTCTGGACTGGTCATTAAACGCATCATCTCTGGTCAAACGGGCTCAACAacatctgcacttcctgcaaCAGATGAAGAGAGCACAGCTGTCCCTCCCATCCTGACCACCTTCTACAGAGGCACCATAGAGAGCTGCTGACCAGCTGCATCTCCATCTGGTTTGGCAGCTCCAGGGCCTCAGACAGGAAGTCGCTGCAGAGGGTGGTGAGGACAGCAGAGAACATCATCAGAAcctctcttccatccatccaggatGTTGCTCACAAGCGCTGTCTCAGCAGAGCAACATCATCAAAGACTCCACTCACCCCCACCATGGACTGTTCTCCTGCTCCTCTctgggaggaggttctgcagcatcagaacgAAAACAGCCAGGTTCTGGAACTGTTTCATCCCCCAAGCCATCACACTCTTGAACTCAAAATAACCCTTCTGGGCACCCGTAGTTCACTGTGAAATACAACTGCTGCTACTTTTTACACTGCACATGCTATATTGATGCCACATCttcactgtaaaagaaatatgTGCGGATGCgtatgtttacaggtgtgtgtgtgtgtgtgtgtgtgtatatacatacatacatacatacatacatacatacatacatacatacatacatacatacatacatacatacatacatacatacatatatacacatagatagatagatagagctgtttaaatgtatattggaattgttttttagaaaaatttttgtttttgtgtttatcagTCCGATGGCGAACTTGTTGCACcggaatttcagtcataatgtgcaccaactagtgtatgttctggttgacgataaagtggctattctgtTCTAGTAAATGAAGCAGGTCACTGAAGGAAAACAGATGGATGAGCGCTCACACAGACGTTACAGAAAACGTTATCAAAGGTAACATTAATCTGGTTAAACTCAAATGTTCTTTAATTTCCCTTCTGTTTATTCTCAGAGGCATTTTATTGATGCCCTGATTCAGTTTTAACTCTTAACATTTTATTGATCTCTGACTGAAAACTTATTGACATGCTGATTTTGGAAAGAGCTGTGAGAATAAAGTTACTTGTACttattctttttgcttttttaaagtgATAAATCTCCCTGAAGTCTGTTAATTATGTCAATATCCAGCTGCTGCTAAAACAAACAGTGTTTTTAGGCTTCTGGGTCAGTTTGTTTCCTCTCAGACTTCTATGTTGTTCCACCTCAGATGGTTTCCAGAGTTTATCTATTATATAATTACAGTATATAGATCCCTATGGAGGCCAGTTTCTGTCACCAGTGAGTTCCCATCACCATAACGGtgttaaaatagaaataaaaaaaaatgcaaccttGTCTTTCTACACATAAAATGATGTTAGAGGCTTTAATAGTTGaagaaatgtcaaccaaagattttttttccaatgaagatagcattaaatgaatgataaatccagtgtagacattgttaatgtgggaaatgactattgtagctggaaacggctgatttttaatggaatatctccatagaggtacagaggaacatttccagcaaccatcactactgtgttctaatgctacattgtgttagctaatggtgttgaaaggctcattgatgattagaaaacccttgtgcagttatgttagcacatggataaaagtgggagttttactggaaaacatgaaattatctgggagACCCCAAACTATTGACGCTAGTATATGggattaataaattaaataagtatctacctatctatctatctatctatctatctatctatctatagtctatctatctatctatagtttatctatagtctatctatctatctatctatctatagtttatctatctatagtctatctatagtctatctatctatctatctatctatctatctatctatctatctatctatctatctatagtttatagtctatctatcatctatagtttatctatctatagtctatctatctatagtctacctatagtctatctatctatagtctacctatagtctatctatctatctatctatctatctatagtctatctatctatcgtctatctatagtctatctatagtttatctatctatagtctatcaatagtctatctatagtctatctatctatctaccatttatctatctatagtctatctagctatagtctatctatagtctatctatctatctatagtctatctatgtatcgtctatctatagtctatctatctatagtctatctatctatctatctatctatctatctatagtctatctatatatagtctatctatctatagtctatctatctatctatctatctatctatctatctatctatctatctatctatccatctatagtctacctatagtctatctatctatagtctacctatagtctatctatctatctatctatctatctatctatctatctatctatctatctatctatctatctatctacctacctatagtctctctatctatctatctatctatctatcgtctatctatagtttatctatctatagtctatctatagtttatctatctatagtctatctatagtctatctatctatcatttaTCTATATAGTCTATCTagctatagtctatctatagtctatctatctatctatagtctatctatagtctatcgtctatctatctatagtctatctatagtctatctatctatctatctatctatctatctatctagtctatctatctattgtctatctatctatagtctatctatctatctatctacagtctatctatcgtctatctatctatagtctatttacctatctatagtctatctatctatctagtttatctatctatagtctatctatctatctatagtttatctatagtctatctatctatctatagtttatctatttatctatctatagtctatctatctatagtctatctatctatctatctatctatctatctatctacagtctatctatctatctatctatctacagtctatctatctatctatctatctatctatctatctatctatctatctatctatctatctatctatctatctacagtctatctatcgtctatctatagtctatctatctatctatagtctatctatctatagtctatctatctatcgtctatctatctatctatctatcgtctatctatctatcgtctatctatctatagtctatctatctatagtctatctatctatctatctatctatctacagtctatctatcgtctatctatctatagtctatttacctatctatagtctatctatctatctagtttatctatctatagtctatctatctatctatagtttatctatagtctatctatctatctatagtttatctatttatctatctatagtctatctatctatagtctacctatagtctatctatctatctatctatctatctacagtctatctatctatctatctatctatctatctatctatctatctatctatctatctatctatctacagtctatctatctatctatttatctatctatctatctatctatctatctatctatctatctatctatctatctacctatagtctatctatctatctatctatctatctatctatctatctatctatagtctatctatcgtctatctatagtctatctatctatctatagtctatctatctatctatctatctacagtctatctatctatctatctatctatctatctatctacctatagtctatctatctatctatctatctatctatctatctatctatctatctatctatctatctatctatctatctatctacagtctatctatcgtctatctatagtctatctatctatctatagtctatctatctatctacagtctatctatctatcgtctatctatctatctatctatccatctatctatctatctatctatctatctacactTAAAAGAACTTTCTGGGGCCCCAACACCACCTGTGTTCaaagattttgcttttttctgttttcaaggTCAGTAAATTAGAAATTTAGCTGCAGCTGGAACCTTTTAATCATTTGAAACCGACATTTTTGCTTCACTATTTTTTGGGCCTTaaagagttttatttctggagatgtTGAAGCATTAAAATGGATTCTCAGATGTTCCTGTGaaggtgaaaataaaaattcccAAATCTGGAAAACCTTAAGTTCTAAAACTTCAGTCACAATATTTTACACAACTCAGTTTTGATACCCGAATAATGAGGAAGTAAACCTGATTACCTGCCTTCAAATTAAGAGCACCACAGAAAGTTTATCTGCCACTATACTGTAGTAGGCGTTACTTTAAATCCTTAAATCTACACATTTATGCAAACTGCAAAAGTGTGTAAAATATTACTATTATGTTTATTTGCTGAAGTGAATTTCTCCTGTTGTGGGGAGGAATAAAGAATTATCTTGTCTTAAATAAAGTagcttttaaaaagtgcaaaactgatttttccagtgttttgaatgaaatGAAGCAGATTCCTACTgtgtagaaaaacagaaaccttttttttttacagagagaTGAGTCATTTAGAATGAAGCAGCTTTTGATATTAaacatcagtgttttctttaaGCAGAGGAAAGTCATTCTTTCACTCAACCCCATaacaatttactgttttctaATGTTTACTGACCTGAGTCATCCAGGAGAACGTCACTTTAACAGCTTCAACTTTAGTGACCCATCTTGACTGTAGAAATCTATCTGCCGCTTCTTCAACGTTATCATCAACCTCAAATTAAACTATTCCAAAGTTTTATCTCACAGAGATGAAGGAAATCTGAGCAGCTCTGGTtagaaaaaccaacaaatcaACAGACTGACAGGGTTTCAGTCCAGATATGTTCCTCAGTGTTTACTGTCAGTCTGAAGGTCATTTATTTGCCCACTAACCCAAATCCTTGACTTACCTAACTTACCTCTCAccatgttgttgtttctgtccggctttgtttacctgcagcagGGGTTCATTCAACTTCCTGAATActtctgtgtcctttctgtgACCTTTCAGTGActgttaaacaaacaaaccaccATCTGAGCTGTCTGTCAGGATCTAGTGCCTCTACCTGCAGTTGTTGAATCTGATCCCAGATCAGAGGTGGACTTCTGGAAAGGCCGAGGTCCGAACACTCCCCAGCGTTCGACGGCTCCGCCGACCCCGGCCGGCTCTCCTGCTGCCATGtccacactgctgctggaggagctgatcTCTGAACTGGTGCTGCTGAACCAGCTCCTATAAAACACAGGAGGGTGAGAAGGACAAACCCCAGCAGGAATCAGAGCAGTAATGCTGAACACTGTTGGTACCGGCGCTGCAGCTTTGGGGAGCTGTGAGGGGTGCTGGATGGAGTGGACTGGGCTGAGGAGTTTTGCCGCTCTTCTCTGGCCTCCAGACTCTGGATCTGTAGCTTCTAAACAGGAACAAGAAGAAAGGCTTTCAGTCCAACATGTAGCAGCTTTTATCATCATGTGCTCTGGAATGATGAAATCCATATTCACCAACCAACAGcttacagtgtttttattaaCAAGGAGTTAAAGTTTCACTCAGATtttcaaacatttgtgaaacaaaacacagaaaataaacttaaaataaatacaccAGATAGATTTTCTTTAGTCTTTAGCATTCTGAGCATCAACAGCGTTAGCCTCAGGTAGCTAGCAGCTACAACAGCTTTATGCTAAGAAACACTCAGATTCAGTCTGTAAGCATTTCCTAGCTTAACGTTAGCTTCAGGTAGCTAGCAGCTACAGCAGCTTTATGGTAACAAACACTCAGATTCAGCCTCTTAGCATTTCCTAGCTTAGCATTATCCTCAGGTAGCTatcttggtctcagtcgcaggtcatgggtcttgcaacaggataatgagccaaaacacacagctaaaaacagccaagaatggctaagaggaaaacattggactattctgaagtggcctctatgagccctgatctaaatcctattgaacatctgtggaaggagctgaaacatggtgtctggagaaggaaccttcaaacctgagacaactggagcagtctgctgatgaggagtggaccagaatacctgctgatacctgctgactgactgattacaagtttgtagacacctgtgatgctaattacaGGACataccttgattgaacatgtctctatggtcacattattttcagtcttttctaggggtaccatcagttttgtccaggcctgtttaatgagtttattttttaaaataattctgttgaaccatggttcaaaagcaatgtctgattttcattggttaactttcatagaatttttatttattattacttttgtcagattcaaattatttctgtgaccaacaattttgtccatgtgtgtacaTCTATCATCATTTACCAtccaccaccattcaaaagtctggggtcacctaGATAAACTCCCACTCTTCtccatgttctaacataactgcacaagggttttctaatcatcaatgagtctttcaacaccattagctaacacaatgtagcattagaacacaggagtgatggttgctggaaatgttcctctgtacctctatggagatattccattaaaaatcagctgtttccagctagaatagtcatttaccacattaacaatgtctacactggatttatcattcatttaatgctatcttcactggaaaaatgcttttcttttagaaataaggacatttctaagtgaccctaaacttttgaatggtagtgtatctaTATAAAACTCTCAGTCCTTATTCTTAAACCTCTTTTGTGCCAGAAACAGATGTTGTGACAACAGGAAGGTTCTCAGGTGTTTACAGCCTAAAGCCAGTGTAGTTCCATCATGAACGGTGACCGACTGATGTACAGGAACCAGGAGCAGCTGTTTATTTGCCACATCCAGCTGTTATGACTGCAGATTAAAGCCTCCACGATGGTTATAGAGTCACTGTCACGGTTCTACAACAACACATGGAGCGTTGAATTGAACTTATCCTATTTTAAGACTCTAGAAACCAACACAGACTCTCATTATTGGATATTAACTGGgtcctgtttgtgtctcacctgcAGGGACTCAGGTATGCGGTGGTGGTGTCTGGTCTCCTCGGCGGTGAGGCCTTTGTGAGGAGTGTAGCTGGTGTCGGTCAGACCTGCCCTCTGCTCAAATGTGTACATACTGTCCTGGGTTTGCTCTGAGAAAcacaagaaggaaaaaacaggTGTCATATTACAGTTCTCGTGTTGAATGAAAAGGTGTCAAAACGTAAAATTAGCAAATGAACTGCTTTGTCACACAAAACTAACAGGATAGAAGAACTTCTGTGGATGTTTGGGTCTGGTTTACAACGACAGACGTAGAGAGAAGCTCTACAGCAGCATCAACAGGTCAGTCAGAAACAGGAGTTCACAACCTGATAGTAGTAATATTATAGTCTTTTTACTGctcttttctttattatttgactattttttgcTTCTTGACTTCATTAAATTCTCAGTTTTGGTatatttgagaaaataatcataatttagcagtatttgtatttattctcAGATCTTTAGGGACTTCTGCTCTACTAACCCTGATTAGATGTAAACGTTGTCATAAATTATGTATAGTTATATCAGtatgttaaattttattttgatatatCATATAATACCT from Amphiprion ocellaris isolate individual 3 ecotype Okinawa chromosome 14, ASM2253959v1, whole genome shotgun sequence encodes the following:
- the LOC111569371 gene encoding putative monooxygenase p33MONOX isoform X3; this translates as MSGSGDLPAIEGSGMGGMKLPIGMTRRALSYDDNLEAPMSTPPHDISINNLWRRPVIPERKFSQLAEEDETTVSHSMVQDSAPSRSPTVVKSKASSIIMNSLITKQTQDSMYTFEQRAGLTDTSYTPHKGLTAEETRHHHRIPESLQKLQIQSLEAREERQNSSAQSTPSSTPHSSPKLQRRSWFSSTSSEISSSSSSVDMAAGEPAGVGGAVERWGVFGPRPFQKSTSDLGSDSTTAAGFALQAYRDAQKPSPMEVMKTQATRLADNPSARKVSPPKMEIPTVDGRRQGARPHKLKHRDMNILTPSGF
- the LOC111569371 gene encoding putative monooxygenase p33MONOX isoform X4; protein product: MSGSGDLPAIEGSGMGGMKLPIGMTRRALSYDDNLEAPMSTPPHDISINNLWRRPVIPERKFSQLAEEDETTVSHSMVQDSAPSRSPTVVKSKASSIIMNSLITKQTQDSMYTFEQRAGLTDTSYTPHKGLTAEETRHHHRIPESLQKLQIQSLEAREERQNSSAQSTPSSTPHSSPKLQRRSWFSSTSSEISSSSSSVDMAAGEPAGVGGAVERWGVFGPRPFQKSTSDLGSDSTTAGFALQAYRDAQKPSPMEVMKTQATRLADNPSARKVSPPKMEIPTVDGRRQGARPHKLKHRDMNILTPSGF
- the LOC111569371 gene encoding putative monooxygenase p33MONOX isoform X1; the protein is MSGSGDLPAIEGSGMGGMKLPIGMTRRALSYDDNLEAPMSTPPHDISINNLWRRPVIPERKFSQLAEEDETTVSHSMVQDSAPSRSPTVVKSKASSIIMNSLITKQTQDSMYTFEQRAGLTDTSYTPHKGLTAEETRHHHRIPESLQKLQIQSLEAREERQNSSAQSTPSSTPHSSPKLQRRSWFSSTSSEISSSSSSVDMAAGEPAGVGGAVERWGVFGPRPFQKSTSDLGSDSTTADVPGSDGEQKRWHPLWSGSTAGFALQAYRDAQKPSPMEVMKTQATRLADNPSARKVSPPKMEIPTVDGRRQGARPHKLKHRDMNILTPSGF
- the LOC111569371 gene encoding putative monooxygenase p33MONOX isoform X2 translates to MSGSGDLPAIEGSGMGGMKLPIGMTRRALSYDDNLEAPMSTPPHDISINNLWRRPVIPERKFSQLAEEDETTVSHSMVQDSAPSRSPTVVKSKASSIIMNSLITKQTQDSMYTFEQRAGLTDTSYTPHKGLTAEETRHHHRIPESLQKLQIQSLEAREERQNSSAQSTPSSTPHSSPKLQRRSWFSSTSSEISSSSSSVDMAAGEPAGVGGAVERWGVFGPRPFQKSTSDLGSDSTTADVPGSDGEQKRWHPLWSGSTGFALQAYRDAQKPSPMEVMKTQATRLADNPSARKVSPPKMEIPTVDGRRQGARPHKLKHRDMNILTPSGF